A window of the Oncorhynchus keta strain PuntledgeMale-10-30-2019 chromosome 21, Oket_V2, whole genome shotgun sequence genome harbors these coding sequences:
- the LOC118399748 gene encoding actin-3-like codes for MTAVDSSEDFKQNVAIVIDPGSGSIKAGFSGDEKPHKVLRSVVGLSKKDQTKCYFGNNIPCKDLDDLILKSPITSGMISDWDSLEKLWSHVLYEELQVCPGEHGILMTDPAFSPISNREKTAELLFEGFGAPAMYVGYQPVLSMYSYGLVTGLVVDSGAGCTSVSPVCNGYCLPHATFHMDLAGKGVSDYLSKLLADVGHGSALQQKSSVQEMKKQSCYVSQLSSEEKGTPLDYQLPDGTTITLCDERFRGPEILFCPSDAGMSQPGVHILAMNSLQKCAPEWQTALMANVALCGGSSMFSGFPERLQAEMEKLAPRDSMIGMLSGAHREFASWVGGSIITCLSSFQPMWVKGQEYQEEGSSVVRNKCY; via the coding sequence ATGACTGCAGTGGATAGCAGTGAGGACTTCAAGCAGAATGTGGCTATTGTAATCGACCCAGGATCAGGCTCCATCAAAGCTGGCTTCTCTGGAGATGAGAAGCCCCATAAAGTTCTGAGGTCAGTGGTTGGATTGTCCAAAAAGGACCAAACTAAATGTTATTTTGGAAACAACATTCCCTGCAAGGACTTAGATGATCTCATTCTCAAGAGTCCCATCACCAGTGGAATGATAAGTGACTGGGATTCCCTGGAGAAGCTGTGGAGCCATGTGCTCTATGAGGAGCTCCAAGTCTGCCCTGGAGAGCATGGCATCCTGATGACTGACCCAGCCTTCTCTCCCATCTccaacagagagaagacagctgAACTCCTGTTTGAAGGGTTTGGGGCCCCAGCGATGTATGTTGGTTACCAGCCTGTGCTGTCCATGTATTCTTATGGACTGGTTACAGGTCTAGTGGTGGACTCTGGGGCTGGCTgcacctctgtctctccagtgtgcaatggctactgcttaCCACATGCCACATTTCACATGGACCTGGCTGGAAAGGGTGTGTCTGACTATCTGAGCAAACTACTGGCCGACGTTGGACATGGGAGTGCTCTCCAGCAAAAGTCCTCTGTGCAAGAGATGAAGAAGCAGAGTTGCTACGTCTCCCAGCTGAGTTCTGAGGAAAAAGGAACACCTCTGGACTATCAACTCCCCGATGGCACCACCATTACCCTGTGTGACGAGCGCTTCCGTGGCCCTGAGATCCTATTCTGTCCATCCGACGCAGGAATGTCGCAGCCCGGAGTTCACATCCTGGCCATGAACAGCCTGCAGAAGTGCGCCCCCGAGTGGCAGACGGCCTTGATGGCCAACGTGGCCCTGTGTGGCGGCTCCTCGATGTTCAGCGGTTTCCCGGAGCGGCTCcaggcagagatggagaaacTGGCCCCGAGGGACTCCATGATCGGGATGCTATCTGGGGCCCACAGGGAGTTTGCCTCCTGGGTGGGGGGCTCCATCATCACCTGCCTCAGCAGCTTCCAGCCCATGTGGGTGAAGGGGCAGGAGTACCAGGAGGAGGGCTCCAGTGTGGTGCGCAATAAATGCTATTAG